A window from Micromonospora terminaliae encodes these proteins:
- a CDS encoding erythromycin esterase family protein, producing MGRYDAEVAALATPLTGPGSLDALLDRVGDARVVMLGEATHGTHEFYTWRAAVTRRLVRERGFSFVAVEGDWPDCDRVDRSVRCRPGAPADPRAALAAFERWPTWMWANEEVVDFARWLREHNARVDEADRVGFHGLDVYSLWESLREILTWLREHDPGQVPAALAAYRCFEPYDEDPQRYALATRLVPHRCEDEVVALLAALRERAAAPDRFGAWQNAEVVAGAERYYRAMVRGGRESWNVRDRHMDDTLARLLDHYGPGSRAVVWAHNTHVGDARATDMADAGEVNIGQLARERYGRERVVLVGFGTHSGTVTAGPAWGAPMATMTVPPARRHSLEEALHAAAPDRALLVFPRDGRPDLLTHEIDHRAIGVVYRPPRESPGNYVPTVLGDRYDAFCWFDTSRAVRPLPVRPVPAEPETWPSGV from the coding sequence TGGCGACACCGCTGACCGGCCCGGGCAGCCTGGACGCGCTGCTGGACCGGGTCGGCGACGCCCGGGTGGTGATGCTCGGCGAGGCCACCCACGGCACGCACGAGTTCTACACCTGGCGGGCGGCCGTCACCCGCCGGCTCGTGCGGGAGCGGGGCTTCTCGTTCGTCGCCGTGGAGGGCGACTGGCCCGACTGCGACCGGGTGGACCGCAGCGTCCGCTGCCGCCCCGGGGCACCGGCCGACCCGCGCGCCGCCCTCGCCGCGTTCGAACGGTGGCCGACCTGGATGTGGGCGAACGAGGAGGTCGTCGACTTCGCCCGCTGGCTGCGGGAGCACAACGCGCGGGTGGACGAGGCCGACCGGGTGGGCTTCCACGGCTTGGACGTCTACTCGCTCTGGGAGTCGCTCCGGGAGATCCTCACCTGGCTGCGGGAGCACGACCCCGGGCAGGTGCCGGCCGCGCTGGCCGCGTACCGCTGTTTCGAGCCGTACGACGAGGACCCGCAGCGGTACGCGCTCGCCACCCGCCTGGTCCCGCACCGCTGCGAGGACGAGGTGGTCGCGCTGCTGGCCGCGCTCCGCGAGCGGGCCGCCGCCCCGGACCGCTTCGGCGCCTGGCAGAACGCCGAGGTGGTGGCCGGCGCCGAGCGCTACTACCGGGCGATGGTCCGGGGCGGGCGGGAGTCGTGGAACGTCCGCGACCGGCACATGGACGACACCCTTGCCCGGCTGCTGGACCACTACGGGCCGGGCTCCCGGGCGGTGGTCTGGGCGCACAACACCCACGTCGGCGACGCCCGGGCCACCGACATGGCGGACGCCGGCGAGGTCAACATCGGGCAGCTGGCCCGGGAGCGGTACGGGCGGGAGCGGGTGGTGCTGGTGGGGTTCGGCACCCACTCCGGCACGGTGACGGCCGGCCCGGCATGGGGTGCGCCCATGGCGACGATGACCGTCCCGCCGGCGCGCCGCCACTCGCTGGAGGAGGCCCTGCACGCGGCCGCCCCGGACCGGGCGTTGCTGGTCTTCCCGCGCGACGGCCGGCCCGACCTGCTGACCCACGAGATCGACCACCGGGCCATCGGCGTGGTCTACCGCCCGCCGCGGGAGAGCCCGGGCAACTACGTGCCCACGGTGCTCGGGGACCGGTACGACGCCTTCTGCTGGTTCGACACCTCCCGCGCGGTCCGGCCGTTGCCCGTCCGGCCGGTGCCCGCCGAGCCGGAGACCTGGCCGTCCGGCGTGTGA